The Candidatus Dormiibacterota bacterium genomic sequence GGGCGTGCACCCCGGCCATCCGGAGGGGCCCCGGCCCGGGGTGGTCGCGGCCGGCGAGCATCAGCTCGCGGGCGGTGGTGTAGACCCGGCGCAGGGCGTCGTCGTCGAGCGCGCCGGCGGACGACCAGGGGTCGAGCCGCAGCCGCCACAGCGTGTTGCACTTGTAGATGTTGCCGATGCCGGCACAAACGCGCTGGTCGAGGAGCAGCTCGCCGAGCGGCCGGTCGGCATCCGCCCGGGCCAGCGCCACCGCCTCGCCGGCGTCGAAGTCGTCGGCGAGGATGTCGGGGCCCAGATGGCGGGTGGCACCGCCGTCGTCGGGACGAAGCTCGACCACCGGAGCGTCGAAGCACACCGCCACCGCGCCCTCGACCTCGAGCACCGCCCGGGCCCGGTGGGCGGGCCTGCGCCAGCGCTCGCCGGGGGCGTACAGGTGCCAGGCGCCGGTCATGCGCATGTGGGAGTGGAGCACCAGCGCCGGCGACGGCGGCCGCGCGGCGAAGCGGATGAGCAGATGCTTGCCGGTGGCCTCGACCGCCTCGACATCCCGTCCGGAGAGGCGCTCCAGCCCCGCGGGCGCGGCGCGGAGCACGGTGCGCCCCGCGATCCTCGCGCGCAGCGCGGCGGCGGTGCGCCAGATGGTGTCACCCTCGGGCACGCGCCGTCCTCCCGGGGTTACGGAGTGGAACGCGGGTCGAGGTGGCGACGTCGGGGGATACACTCGACCACGGCTCTCGAAACCGCAAACCGGGGAGCTGTGCATCCCTGGGAACCAGCCAATGATCCGCATCCTCCTCGTCGACGACGTCCCGGCCACGCTCGGCAACCTCGAGAGGCTGCTCGGGTTCGAGGACGACATCGAGGTGTGCGGCACCGCGGCGGACGGGCGCCTCGCCATCGAGGAGGCCCGCCGGCTGCAGCCGGACGTCATCCTCATGGACGTCAACATGCCGCAGCTGGACGGCCTCCAGGCCACCGCGCTGATCGCCCAGGAGGTGCCCGGCTCGCCGGTCATCATCATGTCGGTGCAGGGCGACAGCG encodes the following:
- a CDS encoding DNA-formamidopyrimidine glycosylase family protein: MPEGDTIWRTAAALRARIAGRTVLRAAPAGLERLSGRDVEAVEATGKHLLIRFAARPPSPALVLHSHMRMTGAWHLYAPGERWRRPAHRARAVLEVEGAVAVCFDAPVVELRPDDGGATRHLGPDILADDFDAGEAVALARADADRPLGELLLDQRVCAGIGNIYKCNTLWRLRLDPWSSAGALDDDALRRVYTTARELMLAGRDHPGPGPLRMAGVHARSRRPCPRCDTPIRVRPQGEQGRLTYFCPGCQTGGG